In Silene latifolia isolate original U9 population chromosome X, ASM4854445v1, whole genome shotgun sequence, the following proteins share a genomic window:
- the LOC141622609 gene encoding mitochondrial import receptor subunit TOM7-1-like, producing the protein MAPTARIKGRGGSNKQGAGSKIKCVKEWTNWSLKKAKVIVHYGYIPLIIFIGMRSEPRPTLYQLLSPV; encoded by the coding sequence atggcGCCCACGGCTCGTATCAAAGGAAGAGGAGGATCAAACAAACAAGGAGCAGGATCGAAGATTAAGTGTGTTAAAGAATGGACTAATTGGAGTTTAAAGAAagctaaagttattgttcattaTGGTTATATTCCTTTGATTATTTTCATTGGGATGCGTTCTGAGCCTCGTCCTACTCTTTACCAACTTCTTTCTCCTGTTTAA